Below is a window of Microbacterium saperdae DNA.
CTATGACGTCGACGTCTCGATGAACGGCGTGCGGGTGTGCACCGCCGGCGGTCCCGACCGTCCGCGCGAGGAGGTCGACCTCACGCCCCGTGCGACGCACCTGCTGATCGACCTGCGCATCGGCGAGGCCACGGCGACGATCCTCACGAACGACCTCACGCACGACTACGTGCACGAGAACAGCGCGTACGCCTCATGACGGACATCCAGGACACTCCTGCCGAGGTCGCCGCGCAGAAGGCCACGACCCTGATCGAGTCGCTGCCGTGGCTGAAGAAGTTCCGCGATCAGATCGTGGTGGTCAAGTACGGCGGCAACGCCATGGTCTCGGAAGAGCTGCAGGACGCGTTCGCTCAGGACATCGCCTACCTCCGGTACGTCGGAGTGCAGCCGGTGGTCGTGCACGGCGGCGGCCCGCAGATCTCCGACATGCTGCAGCGCCTCGACATCCCCAGCGAGTTCAAGGGCGGCTACCGGGTCACCAACACCGAGGCGATCAGCGTCGTGCGCATGGTCCTCACCGGACAGGTGAATCCGCAGCTGGTCACCAAGATCAACTCTCACGGTCCCATCGCCACCGGTCTCAGCGGCGAGGACGCCGGACTCTTCGGCGGCCGTCGCCGGGGCGTCATGATCGACGGGGAAGAGGTCGACCTCGGCCGCGTCGGCGATGTCGTGGAGGTGGACCCCACCCCGGTCCTCGACCACCTGGCCGCCGGCCGCATCCCCGTCGTCTCCAGCATCGCGCCGGATCTCGACCACCCGGGGCACTCGCTCAACGTGAATGCGGATGCCGCTGCCTCCGCCCTCGCGGTCGCACTCGACGCCCGCAAGCTCGTGATCCTCACGGACGTGCCCGGTCTCTACGCCGACTGGCCCAACCGGGACTCACTCGTCTCGCACCTCACCTCCACGGCACTCATCGAGATGCTGCCCAGCCTCGAGTCGGGCATGATCCCGAAGATGCGCGCATGCCTCGAGGCGGTCGAGAACGGCGTGGACGCCGCCGCGATCATCGACGGGCGGGTGCCCCACTCGGTGCTCGTCGAACTCTTCACCAACAAAGGAATCGGAACGGAAGTGGTGGCAGGATGACCATCTGGCAGGACGACGCAGACCGCGATCTGGTGCTCAACGCGGGGCCGCGCCTCGCGCTGCTCACGCGCGGCGAAGGCTCCTACCTCTGGGACTCGGACGGACGACGCCACCTCGACTTCCTCGCCGGGATCGCGGTGACCTCGCTCGGTCACGCGCACCCGGTGTTCGTGGAGGCCGTGTCCCGGCAGGCGGCGACTCTCGCGCACGTCTCGAACTACTTCGCGACGCCGTCGCAGCTCGCGTTGGCCGCGCGGCTCAAGCGTCTCGCCGGCGCCGGCATCGACGGCCGCGTGTTCTT
It encodes the following:
- the argB gene encoding acetylglutamate kinase, with the protein product MTDIQDTPAEVAAQKATTLIESLPWLKKFRDQIVVVKYGGNAMVSEELQDAFAQDIAYLRYVGVQPVVVHGGGPQISDMLQRLDIPSEFKGGYRVTNTEAISVVRMVLTGQVNPQLVTKINSHGPIATGLSGEDAGLFGGRRRGVMIDGEEVDLGRVGDVVEVDPTPVLDHLAAGRIPVVSSIAPDLDHPGHSLNVNADAAASALAVALDARKLVILTDVPGLYADWPNRDSLVSHLTSTALIEMLPSLESGMIPKMRACLEAVENGVDAAAIIDGRVPHSVLVELFTNKGIGTEVVAG